From a single Buchnera aphidicola (Aphis craccivora) genomic region:
- the hslV gene encoding ATP-dependent protease subunit HslV, whose translation MTTILSVRLKNKVVIGGDGQATLGNTIMKSNVKKIRTLYHEKVIAGFAGGTADAFTLFDMFEKKLSIYQGQLQRSAIELAKDWRSDKMLRKLEALLAVADKETSLIITGNGDVIQPEDDLIAIGSGGSYAQSAARALIENTNLNAKKIVEKSLNIAANICIYTNHIFTIKELLSEK comes from the coding sequence GTGACCACAATACTAAGTGTAAGATTAAAAAATAAAGTAGTAATCGGAGGTGATGGACAAGCAACTTTAGGCAATACTATTATGAAAAGTAATGTCAAAAAAATTAGAACTCTTTATCATGAAAAAGTAATTGCTGGTTTTGCAGGAGGAACTGCAGACGCCTTTACTTTATTCGATATGTTTGAAAAAAAATTATCTATATATCAAGGTCAATTACAACGATCAGCTATCGAATTAGCAAAAGATTGGAGATCTGATAAAATGCTCAGAAAATTAGAAGCTTTATTAGCAGTTGCTGATAAAGAAACCTCACTAATCATTACTGGAAACGGAGATGTAATACAACCTGAAGATGATTTAATTGCAATTGGATCAGGAGGATCTTATGCTCAATCAGCTGCTCGTGCGTTAATCGAAAATACTAATCTTAATGCCAAAAAAATAGTAGAAAAATCACTTAATATTGCCGCAAATATTTGTATATATACAAATCATATTTTTACTATAAAAGAACTACTTTCAGAAAAGTAA
- a CDS encoding mannitol-1-phosphate 5-dehydrogenase has product MKVLHFGAGNIGRGFIGKTMLQSGFDLTFTDINQNLIDALNYYKKYKVKLVGYNYEKIIDINNFQAVNLNNPEILNIISNVSLITTAIGAISLNKIALILAKGIILKIKLKSKTPLNIIACENKIQASSYLRDIIFKIIPIKYHEYLNENIGFVNCSIDTIIPSISSSFEKNTLSLIAENFKEWIVDKKQFKGTIPKIIDMTISNNLKSFIDRKILTLNTGHAITAYLGWIKNYINIYESIKDQDIKNIVKNAMQESGLTLIKKYNFNQQNHFSYIDKILTRFQNPFLLDKIERIARNPLQKLAKNERLIKPLLLAKKYNLSYFNLIKGIAAALYYRNKNDLESMKIDNLIKTLGIKKTLSQISHLQLDSQEINLIISEYTSINEIFSKKLYN; this is encoded by the coding sequence ATGAAAGTTTTACATTTTGGCGCTGGAAACATTGGTCGTGGTTTTATTGGGAAAACAATGTTACAGTCTGGTTTTGATCTTACTTTTACTGATATAAATCAAAATTTAATAGATGCATTAAATTACTATAAAAAATATAAAGTGAAGTTAGTAGGATATAATTATGAAAAAATTATTGATATAAATAATTTTCAAGCGGTTAATTTAAATAATCCTGAAATCTTAAACATAATATCTAATGTTAGTTTAATCACAACTGCAATTGGAGCAATTTCTCTTAATAAAATTGCGCTTATCTTAGCAAAAGGAATTATATTAAAAATTAAATTGAAATCTAAAACTCCATTAAATATTATTGCTTGTGAAAATAAAATTCAAGCTAGCTCTTATTTAAGAGATATTATTTTTAAAATCATTCCTATTAAATATCATGAATATCTAAATGAAAATATTGGTTTTGTTAACTGTAGTATTGATACTATTATACCATCAATATCTTCTTCTTTTGAAAAAAATACTCTATCTTTAATTGCAGAAAATTTTAAAGAATGGATTGTTGATAAAAAACAATTTAAAGGAACTATCCCTAAAATCATTGATATGACAATTAGCAATAATTTAAAATCTTTTATAGATAGAAAAATTTTAACATTAAATACAGGTCATGCTATAACAGCATATTTAGGTTGGATAAAAAACTATATAAATATATATGAAAGCATTAAAGATCAGGATATAAAAAATATTGTAAAAAATGCAATGCAAGAAAGCGGATTAACATTAATTAAAAAGTATAATTTTAATCAACAAAATCATTTTTCTTATATTGATAAAATTTTAACTCGTTTTCAAAACCCTTTTTTATTAGATAAAATTGAACGTATTGCTCGAAATCCACTGCAAAAACTAGCTAAAAATGAACGTTTAATAAAACCTTTATTATTAGCAAAAAAATATAATTTATCATATTTTAATTTAATAAAAGGTATTGCAGCAGCATTGTATTATAGAAATAAAAATGATTTAGAATCAATGAAAATTGATAATTTAATAAAAACATTAGGGATAAAAAAAACATTAAGTCAGATTTCTCATTTACAATTAGATAGCCAAGAAATAAATTTAATTATTTCCGAATATACGTCTATTAATGAAATTTTTTCTAAAAAATTATATAATTAA
- the hslU gene encoding HslU--HslV peptidase ATPase subunit: MSEMTPPQIVAELDKFIVGQEKAKKAVSIALRNRWRRMQLNNELRQEITPKNILMIGPTGVGKTEIARRLAKLANSPFIKVEATKFTEVGYVGKEVDSIIRDLTDAAIKMVRIKNIEKNKSRVEEIVEERILDILVPRPKNNWTENEKNESLLNTLQIFRKKLREGVLDDKEIEINLLATTMGVEIMAPPGMEELTNQLQSLFQNLSGHKKNTRRLKIKDAILLLKEEEAAKLVNPEDIKKEAIDAVEQNGIVFIDEIDKICRRSDVSGPDVSREGVQRDLLPLIEGCTVSTKYGMVKTDHILFITSGAFQTSTPSDLIPELQGRLPIKVELKALTIDDFEKILTEPTASITTQYKALMETEKVYINFTKEGIRNIAEAAWKVNESMENIGARRLHTILEKLMEDISFNASNNSGNTIEIDAKYVSKHLDQLISNEDLSRFIL, from the coding sequence ATGTCTGAAATGACTCCCCCTCAAATTGTTGCTGAACTTGATAAATTTATTGTTGGTCAAGAAAAAGCAAAAAAAGCGGTATCTATTGCATTAAGAAATCGTTGGCGTAGAATGCAATTAAATAATGAATTAAGACAAGAAATTACACCCAAAAATATTTTAATGATTGGTCCTACTGGAGTCGGAAAAACAGAAATTGCTAGAAGATTGGCTAAATTAGCTAATTCTCCATTTATTAAAGTAGAAGCAACTAAATTTACTGAAGTAGGATATGTAGGAAAAGAAGTAGATTCAATCATTAGGGATTTAACTGATGCTGCTATAAAAATGGTTCGAATTAAAAATATTGAAAAAAATAAATCTAGGGTAGAAGAAATAGTTGAAGAAAGAATATTAGATATTTTAGTTCCAAGACCTAAAAATAATTGGACAGAAAACGAAAAAAATGAAAGTCTTTTAAATACTTTACAGATATTTCGTAAAAAATTAAGAGAAGGTGTTCTTGATGATAAAGAAATTGAAATTAACTTACTAGCTACTACTATGGGTGTTGAAATTATGGCGCCTCCTGGTATGGAAGAGTTAACTAATCAATTACAATCTTTATTTCAAAATTTAAGTGGTCATAAAAAAAACACAAGAAGATTAAAAATTAAAGATGCAATTTTATTACTCAAAGAAGAAGAAGCTGCAAAATTAGTAAATCCAGAAGATATTAAAAAAGAAGCTATAGATGCAGTCGAACAAAATGGAATAGTGTTTATTGATGAAATAGATAAAATATGTAGAAGAAGTGATGTATCCGGACCAGATGTTTCAAGAGAAGGTGTTCAAAGAGATCTCCTTCCATTAATAGAAGGTTGCACTGTATCTACTAAATATGGAATGGTGAAAACAGATCATATTTTATTTATTACATCTGGTGCATTTCAAACATCTACACCTTCTGATTTAATACCCGAATTACAAGGTCGACTTCCAATTAAAGTAGAATTAAAAGCATTAACAATAGATGATTTTGAAAAAATACTCACTGAACCTACTGCATCAATTACAACTCAATATAAAGCGTTAATGGAAACAGAAAAAGTATATATAAATTTTACAAAAGAAGGAATTAGAAATATTGCAGAAGCAGCATGGAAGGTAAATGAATCCATGGAAAATATAGGGGCTCGTAGATTACATACAATATTAGAAAAGTTAATGGAAGATATTTCATTTAATGCTAGCAATAATAGTGGAAATACAATTGAAATAGATGCGAAATATGTTAGCAAACATTTAGATCAATTAATATCTAATGAAGATCTTAGTCGCTTTATTTTATAA
- a CDS encoding N-acetylmuramoyl-L-alanine amidase: MKRTKKITILIDPGHGGQDPGSIGHRGLKEKEITLKIAIQLKKLLDKDKLFNAVLTRNNDSYLSLKKRKNFLKYQNVNLLLSIHVDSSQKSYVSGISIWIVSNNRMHREINNFIKNKKEKIYFYKNIEDIFKNNKNDIYLKKTILDLQFNNFQAMEIKLSSCIFQEFKKIIKVNKIKPNYASLGILSSINTPSILIETGFITNFEEEKKLKTIAYQKKIANTIYASLKNYFQNKSTSVF, translated from the coding sequence ATTAAAAGAACAAAAAAAATTACTATATTAATAGATCCAGGACATGGTGGACAAGATCCAGGATCAATTGGGCATAGAGGACTAAAAGAAAAAGAAATAACTTTAAAAATTGCTATTCAATTAAAAAAATTATTAGATAAAGATAAACTATTTAATGCTGTTTTAACACGTAACAATGATTCTTATTTATCTTTAAAAAAAAGAAAAAATTTTTTAAAATATCAAAATGTAAATTTATTACTATCTATTCATGTAGATTCTTCACAAAAATCATACGTATCAGGAATATCAATTTGGATTGTTTCAAACAATCGAATGCACCGTGAAATTAATAATTTTATAAAAAATAAAAAAGAAAAAATTTATTTTTATAAAAATATAGAAGATATATTTAAAAATAATAAAAATGACATATATTTAAAAAAAACAATTCTTGATTTACAATTTAATAATTTTCAAGCTATGGAAATTAAATTATCAAGTTGTATATTCCAAGAATTTAAAAAAATTATCAAAGTAAATAAAATTAAACCAAATTATGCTAGCTTAGGAATATTAAGCTCTATAAACACACCGTCTATTTTAATTGAAACTGGATTTATTACAAACTTTGAAGAAGAAAAAAAATTAAAAACAATTGCTTATCAAAAAAAAATAGCTAATACTATTTACGCTTCATTAAAAAATTATTTTCAAAATAAATCTACATCTGTTTTTTAA
- a CDS encoding Hsp20 family protein, with amino-acid sequence MSYRSLSFLPSINHNSVFSDRFNQIDKMFSTLTGEKPLSDTPLYNLIQINEKKYKLILSVPGYEEKELDISVHNNQLIIQGKKEKHNQDNAKINKYLHKDIIFSNFSLSFNFDHKIQVNKANLSLGLLELNFECNIPDEEKPKKISINIPNNAQISNK; translated from the coding sequence ATGTCTTATCGTTCACTTTCTTTTTTACCAAGTATTAATCATAATAGTGTTTTTTCAGATAGATTTAATCAAATTGATAAAATGTTTAGTACTTTAACAGGAGAAAAACCGCTATCAGACACACCATTATATAATTTGATTCAGATTAACGAAAAAAAATATAAATTAATATTAAGTGTTCCTGGGTATGAAGAAAAAGAATTAGATATATCTGTACATAATAATCAACTTATAATTCAAGGAAAAAAAGAAAAACACAATCAAGATAATGCAAAAATAAATAAATATTTACATAAAGATATTATATTTAGTAATTTTTCTTTAAGTTTTAATTTTGATCATAAGATACAAGTAAATAAAGCCAATTTATCTTTAGGTTTACTAGAATTAAATTTTGAATGCAATATTCCAGATGAAGAAAAACCTAAAAAAATATCTATTAATATCCCTAATAATGCACAAATTAGCAATAAATAA
- the rpmE gene encoding 50S ribosomal protein L31, protein MQKKIHPYYSQITATCSCGNIIEIFSTVNHNLNLDICAKCHPFYTGKQRIIDTGGRVERFKKRFKMTK, encoded by the coding sequence ATGCAAAAAAAAATACATCCTTATTATTCTCAGATAACAGCTACTTGTTCATGTGGAAATATAATTGAAATTTTTTCAACTGTTAATCATAATCTAAATCTAGATATATGTGCAAAATGTCATCCATTTTATACTGGAAAACAAAGAATTATTGATACTGGAGGACGTGTTGAAAGATTTAAAAAACGTTTTAAAATGACTAAATAA
- the miaA gene encoding tRNA (adenosine(37)-N6)-dimethylallyltransferase MiaA: MGPTGCGKSSIAIYLRKYLPVEIISVDSALIYRDMNIGTDKPSYLDLKMHPHRLLNIKDPSEVYSAAEFRTDAYKEIINILKLGKIPLLVGGTMFYYHVLLYGLSNLPPSNVEIRKYLLDKAKFNKYFLHDKLNLIDPISANNIHKNDFQRLLRALEVFYISGKTLTSLKNDSFNKLPFNIVQFAILPKSKAWLYEKIELRLKRMLMLGFQKEVENLFFRGDLNKQLPSIRCIGYRQMWEYLEYQINYEEMISRIIFATRKLAKHQLTWLKKWKNIHFLISSTPDIVFQEISGILKKKYKFDI; this comes from the coding sequence ATAGGCCCTACTGGTTGCGGTAAAAGCAGTATTGCTATATATCTTAGAAAATATTTACCAGTAGAAATAATTAGTGTAGATTCTGCTTTAATTTATCGTGATATGAACATTGGAACAGATAAACCAAGTTATTTAGATTTAAAAATGCATCCACATCGTTTATTAAATATTAAAGATCCTAGTGAAGTTTATTCAGCAGCTGAATTTAGAACAGACGCGTATAAAGAGATTATAAATATTTTAAAATTAGGAAAAATACCGTTATTAGTTGGAGGTACAATGTTTTATTATCATGTATTATTATATGGTTTATCTAATTTACCTCCTTCAAATGTTGAAATTAGAAAATATTTACTAGATAAAGCAAAATTTAATAAATATTTTTTGCATGATAAATTAAATTTAATAGATCCTATATCCGCTAATAATATTCATAAAAATGATTTTCAACGATTATTAAGAGCATTAGAAGTATTTTATATTTCTGGAAAAACGTTAACATCTTTAAAAAATGATTCATTTAATAAATTACCGTTTAATATAGTTCAATTCGCTATTTTACCTAAGAGTAAAGCATGGTTATATGAAAAAATTGAATTACGTCTAAAAAGAATGTTAATGTTAGGTTTTCAAAAAGAAGTAGAAAATTTATTTTTTAGAGGTGATTTAAATAAACAATTACCATCTATACGATGTATAGGGTATAGACAGATGTGGGAATATCTTGAATATCAAATTAATTATGAAGAAATGATTTCAAGAATTATTTTTGCAACAAGAAAATTAGCTAAGCATCAATTAACATGGTTAAAAAAATGGAAAAATATTCATTTTTTAATCAGTTCTACTCCAGATATTGTTTTTCAAGAAATATCAGGTATTCTTAAAAAAAAATATAAATTTGATATTTAA
- the orn gene encoding oligoribonuclease, producing the protein MKFNNKNLIWIDLEMTGLNPKIHRIIEIATLITDAQLNIISKGPVIAINQKEKHILLMNEWNQKTHMKTGLIERVKQSTYNEFKAESKTILFLKQWVPLKSSPICGNSIYQDRKFLNQYMPNLENYFHYRCIDVSTIKELVSRWHPKIKTFKKKKKHTALDDIQESIMELNFYKKIFFNI; encoded by the coding sequence ATGAAATTTAATAATAAAAATTTGATTTGGATAGATTTAGAAATGACAGGACTAAATCCTAAAATCCATCGAATTATTGAAATTGCTACTTTAATTACAGATGCACAACTAAATATAATTTCAAAAGGACCAGTGATTGCTATTAATCAAAAAGAAAAACACATATTACTAATGAACGAATGGAATCAAAAAACTCATATGAAAACTGGACTAATTGAAAGAGTTAAACAAAGTACTTACAATGAATTTAAAGCAGAATCTAAAACTATACTTTTTTTAAAACAGTGGGTTCCTTTAAAATCATCTCCTATATGTGGAAACAGCATATATCAAGATCGAAAATTTTTAAATCAATATATGCCTAATTTAGAGAATTATTTTCATTATCGTTGTATTGATGTTAGTACTATTAAAGAATTAGTATCACGTTGGCATCCTAAGATAAAAACATTCAAAAAAAAAAAAAAACATACTGCTTTAGATGATATACAAGAATCAATAATGGAATTAAATTTTTACAAAAAAATTTTTTTTAATATTTAA
- a CDS encoding FAD-binding oxidoreductase, which yields MNPWINAKVLKIKKWTTNLFSIFLKAPISVFQAGQFTKLAICENDNTKKIQRAYSFVNAPSSQNLEIYIVRIPNGKLSNLLYNLKSGDNLFIKKKSYGFFILQEIPDCEILWMFATGTAIAPYCSILQEGGKDIERFKNIVLIHAVRYKNELTYLPLMKQLCLKYNGKLKIQTIVSREKDNNSLPGRIPFLLKNKIIENKIGLEINRKNSHIMLCGNPSMVKETYLLLNELKNMTKHLRKKHGHITMENYW from the coding sequence ATGAATCCTTGGATTAATGCTAAAGTTTTAAAAATAAAAAAATGGACTACAAATTTATTTAGTATTTTTTTAAAAGCACCTATATCAGTGTTTCAAGCGGGACAATTCACAAAATTAGCTATATGTGAAAATGATAACACAAAAAAAATTCAGAGAGCATACTCATTTGTTAATGCTCCAAGTAGTCAAAATTTAGAAATTTATATTGTTCGTATTCCAAATGGTAAGTTAAGTAATCTTTTATATAATTTAAAAAGTGGAGATAATTTATTTATTAAAAAAAAATCATATGGATTTTTTATTCTTCAAGAAATACCTGACTGTGAAATATTATGGATGTTTGCAACTGGAACTGCAATTGCTCCTTATTGCTCTATATTACAAGAAGGTGGTAAAGATATTGAAAGATTTAAAAATATTGTTTTAATACATGCTGTTCGATATAAAAACGAGTTAACTTATCTTCCTTTAATGAAACAACTATGTTTAAAATATAATGGAAAATTGAAAATTCAAACTATAGTAAGTCGAGAAAAAGATAATAATTCTTTACCAGGAAGAATTCCTTTTTTATTGAAAAATAAAATCATAGAAAATAAAATTGGATTAGAAATTAACCGAAAAAACTCACATATCATGTTATGTGGAAATCCTTCAATGGTAAAAGAAACATATTTATTACTGAATGAATTGAAAAATATGACTAAACATTTAAGAAAAAAACATGGACATATTACCATGGAAAATTATTGGTAA
- the pgi gene encoding glucose-6-phosphate isomerase — MKHINLVQTRSWSILKNHFKMIKNVHLRDLFLLDANRFEKFSICFENEMLVDFSKNRITENTLKYLLDLAEEMNVKKAIKSMFSGEKINETENRSVLHIALRNRRNSPIFVDNCNVMLEVNHVLKKMKDFSELVITGKWKGYTGKSISDVVNIGIGGSDLGPYMVTEALRPYKNHLNIHYVSNIDGTHLTEVLKKIYPETTIFLIASKTFTTEETIINANSAKTWFLKYSKDKSSLDKHFFALSANINNALDFGINIKNIFQFWNWVGGRFSLWSSVGLSIILSIGFNNFEKFLNGAHAMDNHFYTSEYKKNIPIILALISIWYTNFFGSETEAIFPYDQYMHRFSAYFQQSNMESNGKSIDKKGQKISYQTGPIIWGEPGTNGQHAFFQLMHQGTKLIPSDFIVPIISHNHIDNHHIKLICNFLAQTKALAFGTSEKSFLKEKTIFKKNTKHLNKIDKNFLFKQCIGNQPTNSILIRKITPYNLGVLIALYEHKIFVQGHLLNIFSFDQWGVELGKNLAKNIYKNFYNIENNKYFDSSTKGLINFYKSFYK; from the coding sequence ATGAAACACATTAATCTTGTACAAACTAGATCTTGGAGCATTTTAAAAAATCATTTTAAAATGATAAAAAATGTGCATTTAAGAGATCTTTTTTTATTAGATGCTAATCGATTTGAAAAATTTTCTATTTGTTTTGAAAATGAAATGTTAGTTGATTTTTCAAAAAATCGTATTACTGAAAATACTTTAAAATATTTATTAGATTTAGCTGAAGAAATGAATGTTAAAAAAGCAATTAAATCAATGTTTTCTGGAGAAAAAATAAATGAAACAGAAAATCGATCTGTTTTACATATTGCTTTGCGTAATAGACGAAATTCTCCAATTTTTGTAGATAATTGCAATGTTATGCTTGAAGTTAATCATGTACTGAAGAAAATGAAAGATTTTTCAGAATTAGTAATTACTGGAAAATGGAAAGGCTACACTGGAAAATCTATTTCAGATGTTGTCAATATAGGAATTGGAGGTTCTGATTTAGGACCGTATATGGTTACAGAAGCATTGCGTCCATATAAGAATCATTTAAACATACATTATGTTTCAAATATTGATGGTACTCACCTTACCGAAGTTTTAAAAAAAATTTATCCTGAAACAACGATTTTTTTAATAGCTTCTAAAACGTTTACTACGGAAGAAACAATCATTAACGCAAATAGCGCAAAAACATGGTTTTTAAAATATTCAAAAGATAAATCTAGTTTAGATAAACATTTTTTTGCTTTATCTGCTAATATAAACAATGCATTAGATTTTGGTATTAATATTAAAAATATTTTTCAATTTTGGAATTGGGTTGGTGGTCGTTTTTCATTGTGGTCTTCTGTAGGATTATCTATTATTTTATCTATTGGATTTAATAATTTTGAAAAGTTTTTAAATGGAGCTCATGCTATGGACAACCATTTTTATACTTCAGAATATAAAAAAAATATACCAATAATATTAGCACTTATTAGTATTTGGTATACTAATTTTTTTGGTTCTGAAACAGAAGCAATATTTCCATATGATCAATATATGCATCGATTTTCAGCTTATTTTCAACAATCTAATATGGAATCTAATGGTAAATCAATAGATAAAAAAGGTCAAAAAATATCTTATCAAACTGGACCTATTATTTGGGGGGAACCAGGAACGAATGGTCAACATGCTTTTTTTCAGTTAATGCATCAAGGTACTAAACTAATCCCAAGTGATTTTATTGTTCCTATCATTTCACATAATCATATAGATAATCATCATATTAAACTAATATGTAACTTTTTAGCTCAAACTAAAGCATTAGCTTTTGGAACTTCAGAAAAATCTTTTTTAAAAGAAAAAACTATTTTTAAAAAAAATACAAAACATTTAAATAAAATAGATAAAAATTTTTTATTTAAGCAATGCATAGGAAATCAACCTACAAATTCCATTTTAATACGAAAAATTACACCTTATAATTTAGGTGTGTTAATTGCTTTATATGAGCATAAAATTTTTGTACAGGGTCATTTATTAAATATTTTTAGTTTTGATCAATGGGGTGTAGAATTGGGAAAAAATTTAGCTAAAAATATTTATAAAAATTTTTACAATATAGAAAATAATAAATATTTTGACTCTTCTACTAAAGGTTTAATAAATTTTTATAAATCTTTTTACAAATAA
- a CDS encoding PTS mannitol transporter subunit IICBA, with translation MFKSIKFKIQNFGQFLSNIMMPNISIFIAWGIMSALFMPLGWKPNKVLAELISPMIFYLLPILIGYTGGRLVGGERGGIIGSITTIGMITSTKIPMLLGGMVSGVLGGWIIKNFDILVKDKIKNGFEMLVNNFSIAIIGIFLTIISFFIIGPFIEWTSSSIGCLLKTIIHYNLLPFIAIIIEPAKIFFLNNTINHGIFSPLGLQDILENKNSIFFLIESNPGPGLGVLLACFFFGKGDYYKSAGGAAIIEFLGGVHEVYFPYVLMNPKFLLSLILGSMTNIFILIFFQGGLIGAVSPGSILSILAMTKKNFYYINIFSIFSSFFVSFLSAIILLKLIDHKNKKFVESSEKIIDDNLLNYKNDKSDYFFKDINTIVVACDAGMGSSAIGASILREKIRKKNLIDISIHNVSIHCIPKNADIVITHKNLTSRAKQHAPNAKHISLVSFLDNMFYDALVNKLIKNKNFYNKIYTTKKNDFNKKNKSEKLFQLSQKNIILNQFANNKEEAIKIVGKHLVEQGYVKNDYIDAMLEREKITSTWLGEHIALPHGTIEAKDNILKTGIIFCQFPNGVRFGDNIDDIAYLVIGIAAKNNEHVMVVSKITNALDNPDIITKLSKTKNIKEVLLHFNV, from the coding sequence ATGTTTAAATCAATTAAATTTAAAATACAAAATTTTGGTCAATTTTTAAGTAATATAATGATGCCTAATATAAGCATTTTTATTGCATGGGGTATCATGAGTGCTTTATTTATGCCTTTAGGTTGGAAGCCAAATAAAGTTTTAGCAGAATTAATTTCACCTATGATATTTTATTTATTACCCATTCTTATTGGGTATACAGGAGGTCGGTTAGTTGGAGGAGAAAGAGGGGGTATAATTGGAAGTATTACTACAATTGGTATGATTACAAGTACTAAAATACCTATGTTATTAGGGGGTATGGTATCTGGAGTATTAGGTGGATGGATTATTAAAAATTTTGATATTTTAGTGAAAGATAAAATAAAAAATGGTTTTGAAATGTTAGTTAATAATTTTTCTATTGCAATAATTGGAATATTTTTAACAATTATTTCATTTTTTATTATAGGACCTTTTATTGAATGGACTTCAAGTTCTATAGGGTGTTTATTAAAAACAATTATACATTATAATTTATTGCCTTTTATAGCTATAATAATTGAACCTGCTAAAATATTTTTTTTAAACAACACAATTAACCATGGGATTTTTTCTCCGTTAGGTCTTCAAGATATATTGGAAAATAAAAATTCTATATTTTTTTTAATAGAATCTAATCCAGGGCCAGGTTTAGGTGTATTACTTGCATGTTTTTTTTTCGGAAAAGGAGATTATTATAAATCAGCTGGAGGAGCTGCGATTATCGAGTTTTTAGGTGGAGTTCATGAGGTTTATTTTCCTTATGTTCTAATGAATCCAAAATTTTTATTATCTCTTATTTTAGGAAGTATGACCAATATTTTTATACTTATTTTTTTTCAAGGTGGTTTAATTGGAGCAGTTTCACCAGGATCTATTTTATCTATTTTAGCAATGACAAAAAAAAATTTTTATTATATTAATATTTTTTCTATTTTTTCTTCTTTTTTCGTTTCTTTTTTAAGTGCTATTATATTATTAAAATTAATTGATCATAAAAATAAAAAGTTTGTTGAGTCATCTGAAAAGATAATTGATGATAATTTATTAAATTATAAAAATGATAAATCAGATTATTTTTTTAAAGATATTAATACTATTGTAGTTGCTTGCGATGCTGGAATGGGATCAAGTGCAATAGGAGCAAGTATTCTTCGTGAAAAAATAAGAAAAAAAAATTTAATAGATATATCTATACATAATGTTTCTATTCATTGTATACCTAAAAACGCTGACATTGTAATAACACATAAAAATTTAACTTCTCGTGCTAAACAGCATGCTCCTAATGCTAAACATATATCTTTAGTTAGTTTTCTTGATAACATGTTTTATGATGCTTTAGTAAATAAATTAATTAAAAATAAAAATTTTTATAATAAAATATATACAACTAAAAAAAATGATTTTAATAAAAAAAATAAATCAGAAAAATTATTTCAATTGAGTCAAAAAAATATTATTCTTAATCAATTTGCTAATAATAAAGAAGAAGCCATTAAAATAGTCGGAAAACATTTAGTAGAACAAGGTTATGTTAAAAATGATTATATTGATGCAATGTTAGAGAGAGAAAAAATTACATCTACATGGTTAGGAGAGCATATCGCATTACCGCATGGTACTATAGAAGCAAAAGATAATATTTTAAAAACTGGAATAATTTTTTGTCAATTTCCCAACGGTGTACGTTTCGGAGATAACATTGATGATATAGCGTATCTTGTAATTGGGATTGCAGCTAAAAATAATGAACATGTTATGGTAGTTAGCAAGATTACAAATGCATTAGATAATCCAGATATTATTACTAAATTATCTAAAACAAAAAATATAAAAGAAGTTTTATTACATTTTAATGTTTAA